In Hoeflea ulvae, one genomic interval encodes:
- a CDS encoding DUF4345 domain-containing protein, with protein sequence MKTSIFQKAVLLVAGVTAIFIGGSILFSPAAFYAAYGISLPADVSLTNEMRATGGSVAMLGLLTLSGLVFARFALASTLLAAAMFLAFGATRLLSLGIDGQPDGGLVTAMIAELVIGTAGLAALIAARKPA encoded by the coding sequence ATGAAAACTTCGATCTTTCAGAAAGCCGTGCTGCTGGTGGCAGGCGTCACCGCCATTTTCATTGGCGGCTCCATCCTGTTCTCACCCGCTGCCTTTTATGCGGCCTACGGCATCTCGCTGCCCGCCGATGTCAGTCTGACCAACGAGATGCGGGCCACGGGCGGCAGTGTGGCCATGCTTGGCCTGCTCACCCTGTCCGGTCTGGTGTTTGCCAGATTTGCCCTGGCGTCGACCTTGCTGGCGGCGGCCATGTTTCTTGCCTTTGGCGCGACGCGGCTGTTGAGCCTTGGCATCGATGGCCAGCCCGATGGCGGCCTGGTCACGGCGATGATCGCCGAACTGGTCATCGGAACGGCCGGTCTGGCGGCACTGATCGCCGCGCGCAAACCGGCCTGA
- the betC gene encoding choline-sulfatase produces MSDARAEAKRPNILILMVDQLNGTLFPDGPAEFLHAPNLKKLAARSVRFSKNYTASPLCAPGRASFMSGQLPRRTRVYDNAAEFASDIPTYAHHLRRAGYYTCLSGKMHFVGPDQMHGFEERLTTDIYPADFGWTPDYRKPGERIDWWYHNLGSVTGAGVAETSNQMEYDDEVAFFATQKLHQLSRLSEAPDARPRALTVSFTHPHDPYVARKQYWDLYADCPELTPRVPPIPYAEMDQHSQRLYNANDSERFDITQDNVRRSRQAYFANISYLDDKIGGILATLEATRMADNTIVVFCSDHGDMLGERGMWFKMSFFEGSARVPLMIAVPGAEGQLVSEPTSNLDITPTLAALAGVSLEEVAPWTDGESLTPVMAGEPRTAPVLMEYAAEGSEAPLVAIRDGRYKFIHCELDAPQLFDLDADPDELVNLADDPAHAERVAACMTQVRDRWDMTRYDSEVRESQARRWVVYEALRNGNYYPWDFQPLQKASERYMRNHMDLNVLEDSKRFPRGE; encoded by the coding sequence ATGAGCGACGCACGCGCCGAGGCCAAAAGGCCCAACATTCTCATCCTCATGGTCGACCAGCTCAACGGCACCCTGTTTCCCGACGGTCCGGCAGAGTTTCTGCATGCGCCCAACCTGAAGAAGCTGGCCGCGCGCTCGGTGCGGTTTTCGAAGAACTATACCGCCTCGCCGCTCTGTGCGCCGGGACGGGCCTCGTTCATGTCCGGACAATTGCCGCGGCGGACCCGGGTCTATGACAATGCCGCCGAATTTGCCTCCGACATTCCGACCTATGCGCATCATCTCAGACGCGCGGGGTACTACACCTGCCTGTCGGGCAAGATGCATTTCGTCGGGCCCGACCAGATGCATGGTTTCGAGGAACGGCTGACCACCGACATCTACCCTGCCGATTTCGGCTGGACGCCGGATTACCGAAAGCCCGGCGAGCGGATCGACTGGTGGTACCACAATCTCGGTTCGGTCACCGGCGCCGGCGTCGCCGAGACCTCGAACCAGATGGAATATGATGACGAGGTCGCCTTCTTCGCCACCCAGAAGCTGCATCAGCTCTCACGGCTGAGCGAGGCCCCCGATGCACGGCCCCGGGCACTGACGGTGTCATTCACCCATCCGCATGACCCTTACGTGGCGCGCAAGCAATACTGGGATCTTTACGCGGACTGCCCGGAGCTCACTCCCCGGGTGCCGCCGATCCCCTATGCCGAGATGGATCAGCATTCGCAGCGGCTCTACAACGCCAATGATTCGGAGCGCTTCGACATCACGCAAGACAATGTCCGGCGCTCGCGGCAGGCCTATTTCGCCAATATCTCCTATCTCGACGACAAGATCGGCGGCATTCTGGCAACGCTCGAAGCCACACGCATGGCCGACAACACCATCGTGGTGTTCTGCTCCGACCATGGCGACATGCTGGGCGAGCGCGGCATGTGGTTCAAGATGAGCTTCTTTGAAGGCTCGGCGCGGGTGCCGCTGATGATCGCGGTGCCGGGTGCCGAAGGGCAACTGGTTTCGGAGCCGACCTCCAATCTCGACATCACCCCGACGCTGGCAGCGCTTGCCGGCGTGTCGCTTGAAGAGGTGGCGCCCTGGACCGACGGCGAAAGCCTGACGCCGGTGATGGCTGGAGAACCGCGGACTGCACCGGTGCTGATGGAATATGCGGCGGAAGGCTCGGAAGCGCCGCTGGTGGCGATCCGTGACGGGCGCTACAAGTTCATCCATTGCGAGCTCGATGCGCCGCAACTCTTTGATCTCGACGCCGATCCGGACGAGCTCGTCAACCTGGCCGATGATCCCGCCCATGCGGAGCGGGTCGCGGCCTGCATGACCCAGGTCCGGGACCGGTGGGACATGACACGCTACGACAGCGAGGTGCGCGAAAGCCAGGCGCGGCGCTGGGTGGTCTATGAGGCGCTGAGGAACGGCAATTATTACCCGTGGGATTTCCAGCCCCTGCAGAAGGCCTCGGAGCGCTATATGCGCAACCACATGGATCTCAATGTGCTTGAGGATTCCAAGCGCTTTCCGAGGGGAGAATGA
- a CDS encoding MarR family winged helix-turn-helix transcriptional regulator gives MDKMTRRDSTKPARTGSTIDSILAQWRMARPDLDCRPMAVIGQLWRTSQIAMKAVEANLKHYDLDMAGFDVLLTLRRQDGGEDAGGALTPGDLARDMMLSPPAMTNRIDRLVARGLVERRADPDDRRALRVALTAAGRELADTAVKTHLEVEESLLADLAQHERDDLTRLLARIGQ, from the coding sequence ATGGACAAGATGACCAGACGAGACAGTACCAAACCGGCGCGAACCGGATCGACAATCGACAGCATCCTGGCGCAATGGCGCATGGCCCGGCCGGATCTGGATTGCCGCCCGATGGCGGTGATCGGCCAGCTCTGGCGCACAAGCCAGATCGCCATGAAAGCGGTCGAGGCCAATCTCAAGCACTACGACCTCGACATGGCAGGCTTCGATGTGCTGCTGACGCTGCGCCGTCAGGATGGCGGCGAGGATGCCGGCGGCGCGCTGACGCCGGGCGACCTGGCGCGCGACATGATGCTGTCGCCACCGGCGATGACCAACCGCATCGACCGTCTGGTGGCGCGCGGACTGGTCGAACGACGCGCCGATCCCGATGACCGTCGCGCCTTGCGCGTTGCGCTGACTGCTGCGGGCAGGGAGCTAGCCGACACAGCGGTAAAGACCCATCTTGAGGTGGAGGAAAGCCTGCTCGCCGATCTCGCACAGCACGAGCGCGACGACCTGACCCGCCTGCTGGCCCGCATCGGGCAGTAG
- a CDS encoding DUF1772 domain-containing protein: MSLWFILLGAVSVLAYAAIGGVFLAFSDFLMRSFNLVRDQGGIEAMQVLNVEIMRSVFMVLFMGLTLVSLFIAVYAAINLGGTPRLLLMLAGGLYIIGVFALTAAGNVPLNNQLATLAPSTPQALAFWKEAYMTRWVSLNTLRTIACLLASGLTLAALVMR; encoded by the coding sequence ATGTCCTTATGGTTCATCCTGCTTGGTGCAGTATCCGTCCTTGCCTATGCGGCGATAGGCGGCGTGTTTCTGGCCTTCTCCGATTTTCTCATGCGCTCCTTCAATCTGGTCAGGGACCAGGGAGGCATCGAGGCCATGCAGGTGCTCAATGTCGAAATCATGCGGTCCGTCTTCATGGTGCTGTTCATGGGGCTGACGTTGGTGTCGCTGTTCATCGCTGTCTATGCGGCCATCAATCTTGGCGGCACGCCCCGGCTGCTGCTGATGCTGGCCGGCGGACTTTATATCATTGGCGTCTTCGCGCTCACCGCCGCCGGCAATGTGCCGCTCAACAACCAGTTGGCAACCCTGGCTCCCTCCACGCCGCAGGCTCTCGCCTTCTGGAAGGAGGCCTACATGACAAGGTGGGTCAGCCTCAACACGCTGCGGACAATTGCCTGCCTGCTCGCATCCGGATTGACGCTTGCAGCGCTGGTCATGCGCTAG
- a CDS encoding SDR family NAD(P)-dependent oxidoreductase translates to MSAGLAGHVIVTGGASGIGEATVLALIDEGAAVTILDASADAVERAEERLEGEDVLALVCDVTDEDEVAECLSQAVDAFGPVTGLVNCAGIARDIPAEKTSAEIFRQILDVNLTGSFILCRAALDQMGDTLSIVNLASVSGQRANAGRVAYGASKAGVILMSQVLANEWGASGVRVNVVAPGPVDTPLIARLHTMDDRKAWTSKIPLARYGRPEEVASAILFLLSPQASYINGQVLSVDGGFNSSGIIAGR, encoded by the coding sequence GTGAGTGCCGGCCTCGCCGGCCACGTCATCGTCACCGGCGGCGCATCGGGCATCGGCGAGGCAACCGTTCTGGCGCTGATTGACGAGGGCGCCGCCGTCACCATTCTCGACGCCAGCGCCGATGCGGTGGAGCGTGCGGAAGAGCGGCTTGAAGGCGAGGATGTTCTAGCGCTGGTCTGTGATGTCACCGACGAGGACGAGGTGGCCGAGTGCCTGTCGCAAGCCGTCGATGCTTTCGGCCCGGTCACCGGTCTGGTCAATTGCGCCGGCATCGCCCGCGACATACCGGCGGAAAAAACCAGCGCCGAGATTTTCCGCCAGATCCTCGACGTCAATCTCACCGGCAGTTTCATTCTCTGCCGCGCGGCGCTCGACCAGATGGGCGACACGCTGTCGATCGTCAATCTGGCCTCGGTTTCCGGCCAGCGGGCCAATGCCGGCCGCGTCGCCTATGGCGCGTCGAAAGCCGGCGTCATCCTGATGAGCCAGGTGCTGGCCAATGAATGGGGCGCCAGCGGCGTCCGCGTCAATGTCGTCGCCCCCGGACCGGTTGACACGCCGCTGATTGCGCGGCTGCACACGATGGATGACCGCAAGGCCTGGACCTCGAAAATCCCGCTCGCCCGCTATGGCCGCCCCGAAGAAGTGGCCAGCGCCATCCTCTTCCTGCTTTCGCCACAGGCGAGCTACATCAACGGCCAGGTGCTCTCGGTCGATGGCGGCTTCAATTCGTCAGGCATTATTGCCGGCCGGTGA
- the betI gene encoding transcriptional regulator BetI, with product MPKIGMEPIRRKALTDAAIEAIGARGTMDVTMSDIAGRAGVSPALAHHYFGSKHQLIIESVRALLRDLRQDAEQALKNARTSRARISAVIAVSFSDKQFSDEVVAAWLAFYVDAQRAPEIRRLLSIYARRLHSNLMSGLSPLAGESDAERIAEGAAAMIDGLYIRKALGTGPARYDAVALVEDHIETQLLEIRGRTV from the coding sequence ATGCCTAAAATCGGCATGGAACCTATCCGCCGCAAGGCGCTGACAGACGCTGCCATCGAGGCCATCGGCGCGCGCGGCACGATGGATGTGACGATGTCGGACATCGCCGGACGCGCCGGCGTCTCGCCGGCGCTGGCGCATCACTATTTCGGCTCCAAGCATCAACTGATCATCGAATCCGTCCGCGCGCTGCTGCGCGATCTCCGACAGGATGCCGAACAGGCGCTGAAAAACGCCAGAACCAGCCGCGCCCGGATCTCGGCGGTGATTGCGGTGAGTTTTTCCGACAAGCAGTTTTCCGACGAGGTGGTGGCGGCCTGGCTGGCATTCTATGTCGATGCCCAGCGGGCCCCGGAAATCCGGCGGCTGCTGTCGATTTACGCCCGGCGGCTGCATTCCAACCTGATGAGCGGATTGAGCCCGCTGGCCGGCGAGAGCGATGCCGAGCGCATTGCCGAAGGTGCGGCCGCGATGATCGACGGGCTCTATATCCGCAAGGCGCTGGGCACCGGGCCGGCACGCTATGACGCCGTGGCGCTGGTCGAGGATCACATCGAGACGCAACTTCTGGAAATTCGCGGGAGGACTGTATGA
- a CDS encoding transglycosylase SLT domain-containing protein, which yields MADISFFSSILSWLATRRAAVARKDTGQPVDPMPGGLPAPAADTGIEIAWGARVSAAFKRKATAIAHRLEMDPNHLMAIMAFETGRSFDPAVTNQAGSGATGLIQFMPATARALGTSTSRLALMTAVEQLDYVERYLAPYAGRMGDLASAYMVVLYPRAVDKAPGFVLFRKGSTAYRLNRGLDVNGDGQVTKAEAAAKVVALLDEGLRPGLIG from the coding sequence ATGGCCGATATTTCCTTTTTCTCCTCCATCCTGTCCTGGCTTGCCACACGGCGTGCCGCTGTCGCCCGCAAAGACACAGGGCAACCGGTCGACCCGATGCCGGGCGGCCTGCCCGCGCCTGCCGCAGATACCGGCATCGAGATCGCCTGGGGCGCGCGAGTTTCAGCAGCCTTCAAACGCAAGGCAACCGCGATCGCGCATCGTCTCGAGATGGACCCGAACCATCTGATGGCGATCATGGCGTTCGAGACCGGCCGGAGCTTCGACCCGGCGGTGACGAACCAAGCCGGCTCCGGTGCCACCGGGCTGATCCAGTTCATGCCTGCCACCGCCAGGGCGCTGGGGACGAGCACCAGCCGGTTGGCATTGATGACCGCGGTCGAGCAGCTTGATTATGTCGAGCGCTATCTCGCGCCCTATGCCGGGCGGATGGGCGATCTGGCGAGTGCCTATATGGTGGTGCTTTATCCGCGCGCCGTCGACAAGGCGCCGGGCTTTGTCTTGTTTCGCAAGGGCTCGACCGCCTATCGGCTCAATCGCGGCCTTGATGTGAATGGCGACGGCCAGGTGACCAAGGCGGAAGCTGCGGCAAAGGTCGTCGCCTTGCTTGATGAAGGGCTTCGCCCTGGACTGATCGGCTGA
- a CDS encoding NmrA family NAD(P)-binding protein produces the protein MQTAPILVIGSTGKTGSRIVKSLEQKGYPVRQGARSSAIPFDWDRPDTWEAALAGVTAAYVSYFPDLAFPGAADKIEALVRSARAAGVRKLVLLSGRGEAHARKCEDIIRNSGLEFTLVRAAWFAQNFSEGYLQGPVLDGMVALPAGDIKEPIADVDDIADVAVAALTDDRHNGELYEITGPRLLSFAEAAAEISAAAGIPVRYMPITLEQFHAAMLGIGGPVVADVFTEICRETLDGHNAYLTDGVERALGRKPRDFADFCRTAAASGAWKKAA, from the coding sequence ATGCAGACCGCACCCATTCTCGTCATCGGATCAACCGGCAAGACCGGCAGCCGCATCGTCAAGTCACTCGAACAAAAGGGCTATCCGGTCCGCCAAGGCGCGCGCAGTTCCGCCATTCCTTTCGACTGGGACCGGCCGGACACCTGGGAGGCGGCACTTGCGGGCGTCACGGCCGCCTATGTCTCCTATTTCCCTGACCTTGCCTTTCCGGGCGCGGCAGACAAGATCGAAGCGCTGGTGAGATCCGCCAGGGCGGCCGGTGTCCGCAAGCTGGTGCTTTTGTCGGGCAGGGGCGAGGCGCATGCCCGCAAATGCGAGGACATCATCCGCAATTCCGGCCTCGAATTCACCCTCGTCCGCGCCGCCTGGTTCGCCCAGAACTTTTCCGAAGGCTATCTGCAGGGGCCGGTGCTCGACGGCATGGTGGCGCTGCCTGCCGGCGACATCAAGGAGCCGATTGCCGATGTCGATGACATCGCCGATGTCGCCGTCGCAGCGCTCACCGACGACCGGCACAATGGCGAACTCTACGAGATCACCGGTCCGCGGCTGTTGAGCTTTGCCGAAGCGGCCGCGGAAATCTCTGCCGCTGCCGGCATTCCGGTCCGCTACATGCCGATCACGCTCGAACAATTCCATGCGGCGATGCTCGGGATCGGCGGACCGGTCGTGGCCGATGTCTTCACCGAGATCTGCCGCGAAACGCTGGACGGCCACAATGCCTATCTCACCGATGGTGTCGAGCGCGCGCTGGGCCGCAAGCCGCGTGATTTCGCTGATTTCTGCCGCACCGCCGCCGCCTCCGGCGCATGGAAAAAGGCAGCCTGA
- a CDS encoding EamA family transporter produces the protein MLRTILITLLGPMLWGSTYVVFTETLPVSHPLLTGAMRALPAGLILLALNPRIPPLAALKRHAVIGFSNIGLFFALLFVAAARMPGGLAATLGAIQPLAVILISAWLIGRAPHPVQILAGVAGVIGVGLLVLSPEARPDPIGVAAAIGGALSMAAGTVLIDRWGRMGTPLETTTWQLILGGAMLMPVALLVEGLPPAPGLSEILGYGWLMLLGTAFAYYVWTRGIGRLGPSAVYLALASPVVATAIGAIALGEWFNPLQWAGMALVIGATAVGVSIGRSGAGTASPAGNNA, from the coding sequence ATGCTGCGCACAATCCTGATTACGCTTCTCGGGCCGATGCTCTGGGGCAGCACCTATGTGGTGTTCACCGAAACCCTGCCGGTGAGCCATCCGCTGCTTACCGGCGCGATGCGGGCGCTGCCGGCCGGGCTGATCCTGTTGGCGCTCAATCCGCGGATTCCGCCGCTGGCAGCGCTCAAGCGCCATGCGGTGATCGGGTTTTCCAATATCGGGTTGTTTTTCGCGCTGCTGTTTGTCGCCGCGGCACGGATGCCGGGCGGGCTGGCGGCGACACTGGGCGCAATCCAGCCGCTGGCGGTGATCCTGATTTCGGCCTGGCTGATCGGGCGGGCGCCGCATCCGGTGCAGATCCTGGCCGGTGTCGCAGGCGTCATCGGCGTCGGCCTGCTGGTGCTGTCACCGGAAGCGCGCCCCGATCCGATCGGCGTGGCTGCCGCCATTGGCGGGGCGCTGTCGATGGCGGCGGGCACGGTACTGATCGACCGCTGGGGCCGGATGGGCACGCCGCTCGAAACCACCACCTGGCAGCTTATTCTGGGCGGGGCGATGCTGATGCCGGTGGCGCTGCTTGTCGAAGGCCTGCCGCCGGCGCCGGGACTGAGTGAAATCCTCGGCTATGGCTGGCTGATGCTGCTGGGCACCGCATTCGCCTATTATGTCTGGACCCGCGGCATCGGCCGGCTCGGGCCGAGTGCGGTCTATCTGGCGCTGGCGAGCCCGGTGGTGGCCACAGCCATCGGCGCGATCGCGCTGGGCGAATGGTTCAACCCGCTGCAATGGGCCGGCATGGCGCTGGTGATCGGCGCAACGGCGGTGGGCGTGTCGATCGGGCGGTCGGGCGCAGGGACCGCCTCACCGGCCGGCAATAATGCCTGA
- a CDS encoding L,D-transpeptidase, whose translation MITRRLFLGAAPLAVLSGCSTIGSSTDTPSGPALKPTRKAMPAAYGAVLDEPYPIPAVADGIVPERYWRQRVTNPYPNEAPGTLIVDPNAFHLHLIESRDSAMRYGIGVGRQGFSWSGDAVVQYRRKWPRWKAPDDMVARNPELTPYSVANGGMDPGPNNPLGARALYLFQNGKDTLYRIHGNPEANSIGKAVSSGCIRMLNQDVIDLHARVRDGAKVIVRSSVMPATMA comes from the coding sequence ATGATCACCCGACGCCTTTTCCTGGGCGCAGCCCCGCTGGCTGTGCTTTCCGGCTGCAGCACGATTGGCAGCAGCACCGACACCCCTTCAGGGCCTGCCCTCAAACCGACGCGCAAGGCCATGCCCGCGGCCTATGGCGCCGTGCTGGATGAACCCTATCCGATCCCCGCGGTTGCCGACGGCATCGTGCCCGAGCGCTACTGGCGCCAACGCGTGACCAACCCGTATCCGAACGAAGCGCCAGGCACGCTGATCGTCGATCCCAATGCCTTTCACCTGCATCTGATCGAAAGCCGCGACAGCGCCATGCGCTACGGCATCGGCGTCGGCCGGCAGGGCTTTTCCTGGTCCGGCGACGCCGTGGTTCAGTACCGGCGCAAATGGCCGCGCTGGAAGGCGCCCGACGACATGGTGGCGCGCAATCCCGAGCTCACGCCCTATTCGGTTGCCAATGGCGGGATGGATCCCGGGCCGAACAATCCGCTCGGCGCCCGCGCGCTCTATCTGTTCCAGAACGGCAAGGACACGCTCTACCGGATCCACGGCAATCCGGAAGCCAATTCGATCGGCAAGGCGGTGTCATCGGGCTGCATCCGGATGCTCAATCAAGATGTGATCGACCTGCATGCGCGGGTGCGTGACGGAGCCAAGGTGATTGTCCGCAGCTCGGTGATGCCGGCCACCATGGCTTGA
- a CDS encoding AraC family transcriptional regulator: MTTSDPNIPVTSDPLAETLHMLRLTGTLYCRGELTAPWAIAIPQLEGVMSFMVATSGAFWLELEGMEPRLLSQGCLALIPHGTPHTISSAPGLAGDPLFELPVDKVSERYEIMRHGGGGSMTRTMYGVVRFDDVAAEHLLKLLPQIIGIDAWDDQTGGWLQSTLRFIASEAASLKPGGETVITRLSDVVVIQAIRSWLETAPTTETGWLAALRDPQIGKALALMHRRPGEDWSVDTLAVEVGMSRSAFAARFANLVGQTPLRYLTDWRMRMARSRLIDTSDALAAISGDLGYQSEAAFCRAFKRVFGKPPGSIRRAEPGRAGAAFPEQRPARAG, translated from the coding sequence ATGACCACATCTGACCCGAACATTCCCGTGACCTCCGATCCGCTCGCCGAGACGCTGCACATGCTGCGGTTGACCGGCACGCTCTATTGCCGTGGCGAGCTGACGGCACCCTGGGCGATTGCCATTCCGCAGCTCGAGGGGGTGATGTCGTTCATGGTCGCCACCTCCGGCGCCTTCTGGCTCGAGCTAGAGGGGATGGAACCGCGGCTGTTGTCGCAGGGCTGCCTGGCGCTGATCCCGCATGGCACGCCGCACACGATTTCCAGTGCGCCGGGGCTGGCGGGCGACCCGCTGTTCGAGCTGCCGGTGGACAAGGTCAGCGAGCGCTACGAGATCATGCGCCATGGCGGCGGCGGCTCGATGACCCGCACCATGTATGGCGTGGTGCGGTTTGACGATGTCGCCGCCGAACACCTGCTCAAGCTGCTTCCGCAGATCATCGGCATCGATGCCTGGGATGACCAGACCGGCGGCTGGCTGCAGAGCACGCTGCGCTTCATCGCCAGCGAGGCGGCCTCGCTCAAGCCCGGTGGCGAGACCGTGATCACGCGGCTGTCGGATGTGGTGGTGATCCAGGCGATCCGCTCCTGGCTGGAAACCGCACCGACGACCGAGACAGGCTGGCTGGCAGCCCTGCGCGATCCGCAGATCGGCAAGGCGCTGGCGCTGATGCACCGCCGCCCCGGCGAAGACTGGAGCGTCGACACATTGGCAGTGGAGGTGGGCATGTCGCGCTCGGCCTTTGCGGCGCGCTTTGCCAATCTGGTGGGACAGACGCCGCTGCGTTACCTGACCGACTGGCGCATGCGCATGGCGCGCAGCCGGCTGATCGACACCAGCGACGCGCTGGCGGCGATTTCAGGCGATCTCGGCTACCAGTCGGAAGCAGCCTTTTGCCGCGCCTTCAAGCGGGTGTTCGGCAAACCGCCGGGCAGCATTCGCCGCGCCGAACCCGGCCGGGCCGGAGCGGCCTTTCCGGAACAGCGACCGGCCCGGGCCGGATAG
- a CDS encoding asparaginase gives MQNPVLVEVTRGQMVESRHRGMAVVVDGDGAVVMSLGEVEAPVFPRSAVKSMQALPLVETGAVDRYGFGDRELALACSSHSGEPEHMRLAGDIVARAGLSEADFECGCHWSFQQQVLIDQAQAGGKPDQLGNNCSGKHAGFLCLSCHAGVDHHGYVEYDHFVQTSVRDVMAELTGTALGHDNCGTDGCSIPTYAAPLKSIAHGFARMASGTGLGPERARAAQRLMAACMAEPWYVAGTRRACTELMQIAPGRIFAKTGAEGVFCATIPEKGYGIALKCEDGATRGAEAMIGAVLAKLFDDDQELSARLGDWSQKSMKNWNGIEVGVIRPAGALA, from the coding sequence ATGCAAAATCCCGTTCTCGTCGAAGTCACCCGTGGCCAGATGGTTGAAAGCCGGCATCGCGGCATGGCCGTGGTGGTGGATGGCGATGGCGCGGTGGTGATGAGCCTGGGCGAGGTCGAAGCCCCGGTGTTTCCGCGCTCGGCGGTCAAGTCCATGCAGGCGCTGCCGCTGGTCGAAACCGGCGCTGTCGACCGCTACGGTTTTGGCGACAGGGAACTGGCGCTCGCCTGTTCCTCCCATTCCGGCGAACCCGAACACATGCGCCTGGCCGGCGACATCGTTGCCCGCGCCGGGTTGAGCGAAGCCGATTTCGAATGCGGCTGCCATTGGAGTTTCCAGCAGCAGGTGCTGATCGACCAGGCCCAGGCCGGCGGAAAGCCCGACCAGCTCGGCAACAACTGCTCCGGCAAACATGCAGGCTTCCTCTGCCTGTCATGCCATGCCGGCGTCGATCATCACGGCTATGTCGAATATGATCATTTCGTCCAGACTTCCGTCCGCGATGTCATGGCGGAACTTACCGGCACCGCGCTCGGCCATGACAATTGCGGCACCGACGGCTGTTCGATCCCCACCTATGCCGCTCCCTTGAAGTCAATCGCCCACGGCTTTGCCCGCATGGCGTCTGGCACAGGGCTCGGGCCTGAGCGCGCCAGGGCGGCGCAACGGCTGATGGCGGCCTGCATGGCCGAGCCCTGGTATGTCGCAGGCACCCGTCGCGCCTGCACCGAACTCATGCAGATCGCGCCGGGCAGGATTTTCGCCAAGACCGGCGCCGAGGGCGTCTTCTGCGCGACCATCCCGGAAAAGGGCTATGGCATCGCGCTTAAATGCGAGGACGGCGCCACCCGCGGCGCCGAAGCCATGATTGGTGCCGTGCTGGCCAAGCTGTTTGACGATGATCAGGAGCTCTCCGCCCGGCTCGGCGACTGGTCGCAAAAATCGATGAAGAACTGGAACGGCATCGAGGTCGGCGTCATCCGTCCGGCCGGCGCCCTGGCCTGA
- a CDS encoding acetyl-CoA acetyltransferase, whose translation MTACIIGWAHTPFGKHSDETVESLVTRVAREAIDHAGLEAGDIDEIYLGHFNAGFSAQDFTASLVLQADDAFRFKPTTRVENACATGSAAVHQGIKAIRAGSARRVLVVGVEQMTTTPGPQIGANLLKASYLPEDGDTPAGFAGVFGKIADSYFQKYGDQSDGLAAIAAKNHKNGVDNPWAQMRKDLGYEFCRAESDKNPYVAGPLKRTDCSLVSDGAAAIVLTDVTTAMQAPRAVLFRAAEHVQDFLPMSKRDILAFEGCALGWKKAFANSKTSLDDLSFVETHDCFTIAELIEYEAMGLAKPGQGGDFAMSGETQKDGRLPVNPSGGLKAKGHPIGATGVSMHVLSAMQLTGEAGGIQVKDAELGGIFNMGGAAVANYVSILERIR comes from the coding sequence ATGACCGCTTGCATCATCGGCTGGGCCCACACGCCCTTTGGCAAACACAGCGACGAAACCGTCGAAAGCCTCGTCACGCGGGTGGCGCGCGAGGCGATCGACCATGCCGGGCTGGAAGCGGGCGATATCGACGAGATCTATCTCGGCCACTTCAATGCCGGCTTTTCCGCGCAGGATTTCACCGCCAGCCTGGTGCTCCAGGCCGATGACGCGTTCCGTTTCAAGCCGACCACGCGGGTGGAAAACGCCTGCGCCACCGGCTCGGCCGCCGTGCATCAGGGCATCAAGGCCATCCGCGCAGGGAGCGCCCGCCGGGTGCTGGTGGTCGGCGTCGAGCAGATGACCACGACGCCCGGACCGCAGATCGGCGCCAATCTGCTGAAGGCCTCCTATCTGCCCGAGGATGGCGACACACCGGCAGGCTTCGCCGGTGTCTTCGGCAAGATTGCTGACAGCTATTTCCAGAAATATGGCGACCAGTCCGATGGTCTGGCAGCCATTGCCGCCAAGAACCACAAGAACGGTGTCGACAATCCCTGGGCGCAGATGCGCAAGGATCTCGGTTATGAATTCTGCCGCGCAGAAAGTGACAAGAACCCCTATGTCGCAGGCCCGCTCAAGCGCACCGATTGCTCGCTGGTCTCCGATGGCGCAGCAGCCATCGTGCTCACCGATGTGACGACCGCTATGCAGGCGCCGCGCGCCGTGCTGTTTCGCGCTGCCGAGCATGTCCAGGACTTTTTGCCGATGTCCAAGCGCGACATCCTCGCCTTCGAAGGCTGTGCGCTGGGCTGGAAGAAGGCCTTTGCCAATTCCAAAACCTCGCTTGATGATCTCTCCTTTGTCGAGACCCATGACTGCTTCACCATCGCCGAGCTGATCGAATATGAGGCCATGGGCCTGGCCAAGCCAGGGCAGGGCGGTGATTTCGCCATGAGCGGCGAAACCCAAAAAGATGGCCGGTTGCCGGTCAATCCATCCGGCGGACTGAAAGCCAAGGGCCACCCGATCGGCGCCACCGGCGTTTCCATGCATGTGCTGTCCGCCATGCAACTGACCGGCGAGGCCGGCGGCATCCAGGTCAAGGATGCCGAGCTTGGCGGCATCTTCAACATGGGCGGCGCCGCGGTGGCCAATTACGTCTCCATCCTCGAGCGCATCCGGTGA